One Tolypothrix bouteillei VB521301 DNA window includes the following coding sequences:
- the petJ gene encoding cytochrome c6 PetJ, whose amino-acid sequence MKKVISVLLLAIAILTFAFNRPALASDAVKGAKIFNANCASCHAGGKNLVQAQKSLKKDALDKYAMNSSEAIIAQVTNGKNAMPAFKGRLQPQQIEDVAAYVLDEANNKDWK is encoded by the coding sequence ATGAAAAAAGTTATTTCAGTGCTGTTGTTGGCTATAGCAATATTAACTTTTGCTTTTAACCGTCCTGCTTTGGCATCTGACGCCGTGAAAGGAGCCAAAATTTTTAACGCCAATTGTGCCTCTTGTCATGCAGGTGGTAAGAACTTAGTTCAAGCTCAGAAAAGCCTGAAGAAAGATGCCCTAGACAAGTATGCAATGAACTCATCTGAAGCCATCATTGCTCAAGTCACAAATGGTAAAAATGCAATGCCTGCCTTTAAAGGTCGTTTACAACCCCAGCAAATAGAAGATGTAGCAGCATATGTGCTAGACGAAGCTAATAATAAGGACTGGAAATAG
- a CDS encoding AAA family ATPase yields the protein MDFDYYRHSEGAPINSNRQSLLESGWRPFHRELDWEFVWHLFYNDTKELTQKSLNLASSVTEVLGRNNYTWWANLLNVVSDNTRYEVEKFWNYITPDPLTPDHRYKDVLSTETPIVHFVSRNSIPIDYVLNRLQEITVLRVLKLLECPDIITQHYLERDFYFPIEKFVNWERLDVVNTVYAYWSKHDVWLQIDAYDRGRRQYTIMAKNLAPLINKATYDLAVMLSGYQSRVGKVHSQFPIRTFPNDIQSFTDTVQQAILNQNQLAVLVHGEPGTGKTAWTQAVAKEILMPLGYVIFILDHDAIANFVPPTYLEKICIIINEADNLAQDRASEVAQYSNKTEHILSLLDGTLYQSVIEDSGIQIQQQLVIIMTCNTTERLDPAMLRKGRVDLMYEFIQKFV from the coding sequence ATGGACTTTGATTACTACAGACACAGTGAAGGCGCTCCCATTAATAGCAATCGTCAAAGTTTACTGGAAAGTGGCTGGCGACCATTTCATCGAGAGTTGGACTGGGAGTTTGTTTGGCATCTCTTCTATAACGATACGAAAGAACTGACTCAAAAAAGTTTGAACTTAGCAAGTAGTGTTACTGAGGTTTTAGGAAGAAATAATTACACTTGGTGGGCTAATTTATTAAATGTGGTTTCTGACAACACGCGTTATGAGGTAGAAAAATTTTGGAACTATATTACACCTGACCCCCTCACGCCAGATCATCGTTATAAAGATGTCCTCAGTACCGAAACACCTATTGTCCATTTTGTCAGTCGCAATAGCATACCGATTGATTACGTTTTGAATCGCCTTCAAGAAATTACTGTATTGCGGGTTTTAAAATTATTGGAATGTCCTGATATTATTACGCAGCATTATTTAGAAAGAGACTTTTATTTTCCTATAGAAAAGTTTGTCAATTGGGAACGATTGGACGTTGTTAACACTGTGTATGCGTACTGGAGCAAGCATGATGTTTGGTTGCAGATTGATGCTTACGATCGCGGCAGACGGCAATATACTATCATGGCAAAAAATTTAGCACCTCTGATTAATAAAGCAACTTACGATTTGGCAGTCATGCTCAGTGGGTATCAAAGCCGTGTTGGTAAGGTTCACAGTCAATTTCCCATTCGCACCTTTCCCAATGATATTCAAAGCTTTACCGATACAGTACAGCAAGCAATTCTCAACCAAAATCAGCTTGCTGTTTTGGTACATGGAGAACCGGGAACGGGAAAAACAGCTTGGACACAAGCAGTCGCAAAAGAAATTTTGATGCCTTTAGGGTATGTCATTTTCATTTTGGATCACGATGCGATCGCCAACTTTGTTCCGCCAACGTACTTAGAAAAAATTTGTATTATCATTAATGAAGCCGATAATTTGGCGCAAGACCGTGCAAGTGAAGTTGCCCAATACAGTAATAAAACAGAACATATTTTGAGTTTGCTAGATGGCACTTTATATCAAAGCGTGATAGAAGATTCAGGAATTCAAATACAGCAACAGTTGGTTATTATCATGACTTGCAATACAACAGAAAGACTAGATCCTGCCATGTTACGAAAGGGTAGAGTCGATTTAATGTATGAGTTTATTCAGAAATTTGTTTAG
- a CDS encoding RNA ligase (ATP) — MSTFKVEVVEIKSVDPHPNADRLDIINLEGMAYQVISAKGNFQPKDFAFYFPIDSVIPEDYLDKFGIRPYYSKKLRAAKLRGIFSEGLLIPVGENFTGNPGDDYTEYFGVTKYEYPVPKGMSGEMESHIGHYKFPSPENLKRYKDVLIEGEEVVITEKLHGTNFTVLVDADGNTHIGSHNYFWKNNEVNKNLVYVRAYHENIVLHKLPPLTQVFGEIYGVQDIKYGLPNGKIGLALFAVRQDKQFLNHTDFVAFCEEFSLPRVPVLYQGPYSWDAVSQFNNANSTLSTDSIMEGVVVQPTVERHHPEVGRVVLKLISDRYLLRNEGTELH, encoded by the coding sequence ATGAGCACATTTAAAGTTGAGGTTGTAGAAATCAAGAGTGTAGATCCTCACCCCAACGCTGATAGATTGGACATTATAAATTTGGAAGGAATGGCATATCAAGTTATCAGCGCCAAAGGAAACTTTCAACCTAAAGATTTTGCATTTTATTTTCCTATTGATAGTGTTATTCCAGAAGACTATCTCGATAAATTTGGAATTCGTCCTTATTACTCCAAAAAACTTCGTGCTGCTAAACTGCGGGGCATTTTTTCTGAAGGCTTGCTCATTCCTGTAGGGGAGAATTTTACAGGAAATCCTGGGGATGACTATACTGAATATTTCGGTGTAACTAAATATGAATATCCAGTTCCTAAAGGAATGAGTGGAGAAATGGAAAGTCATATCGGGCATTATAAATTTCCCAGCCCCGAAAATCTCAAGCGCTACAAAGACGTATTGATAGAAGGCGAGGAAGTCGTCATCACAGAAAAGCTACACGGAACTAACTTCACAGTATTAGTAGATGCTGATGGCAATACTCATATTGGCAGCCATAACTACTTTTGGAAAAATAATGAGGTGAATAAAAATCTAGTTTATGTTCGTGCTTACCACGAGAATATTGTTTTACACAAACTTCCTCCTCTCACGCAAGTTTTTGGAGAAATCTATGGTGTCCAAGATATTAAATACGGTTTACCAAATGGCAAAATAGGGCTGGCTTTATTTGCTGTCCGTCAGGATAAACAGTTTCTCAATCACACCGATTTTGTTGCTTTTTGTGAAGAATTTTCCTTACCAAGAGTACCCGTACTTTATCAAGGTCCTTATAGTTGGGACGCTGTGTCACAATTTAACAACGCCAATAGCACACTCAGCACAGACTCTATAATGGAAGGTGTTGTTGTGCAACCTACCGTTGAAAGACACCATCCTGAAGTAGGTAGGGTTGTTCTGAAATTAATTAGCGACAGATATTTACTTCGCAATGAAGGAACAGAATTACATTAA
- a CDS encoding threo-3-hydroxy-L-aspartate ammonia-lyase, producing MSEHLAVSITDVETAAKRLAGVAHRTPVLTSRTVSDRTHSQVFFKCENFQRTGSFKFRGAYNALSQLSEEQKQKGVLTFSSGNHAQGIALAGQLLKIPTTVAMPDDAPSVKLAATRDYGAEVILYDRKQTNREELAHNLLKEKALTLIPPYDHPHIVAGQGTAAKELIEEVGELDLLLVGCGGGGILSGSAIATKAALPNCRVIGVEPALADDATRSFHTKTLQTADNPDTIADGARTPYLGQLTFPLVLHYVDDMVTVSEEAIIRTMFFLWERLKIVVEPTGALAAAALLEGVVKAPGARVGVIITGGNVDLAKLPVLTTRS from the coding sequence ATGTCAGAGCATCTCGCTGTCTCCATTACTGATGTAGAAACTGCAGCCAAACGGTTAGCTGGGGTTGCTCACCGCACTCCCGTTCTAACTTCAAGAACAGTTAGCGATCGCACGCACTCTCAGGTATTCTTTAAATGCGAAAATTTTCAACGCACTGGCTCGTTTAAGTTTAGAGGTGCTTACAACGCACTATCACAATTATCAGAAGAACAGAAACAAAAAGGCGTACTGACATTCTCATCTGGAAATCACGCCCAAGGAATAGCCCTTGCCGGACAACTCCTTAAAATTCCTACCACAGTTGCCATGCCCGATGACGCCCCCAGTGTGAAATTAGCTGCAACTCGCGATTATGGTGCTGAGGTAATTTTGTACGATCGCAAACAAACCAACAGGGAAGAATTAGCCCACAATTTATTAAAAGAAAAGGCGTTGACACTCATTCCTCCTTACGACCATCCTCATATTGTGGCGGGACAGGGTACAGCAGCCAAAGAACTTATTGAAGAAGTTGGTGAATTGGACTTACTGTTAGTAGGTTGCGGTGGTGGTGGTATACTCTCAGGTTCCGCCATTGCAACCAAAGCAGCTTTACCCAACTGTCGGGTGATTGGAGTAGAACCAGCCCTTGCTGACGATGCAACACGTTCCTTTCACACCAAAACTTTGCAAACAGCAGACAATCCCGATACCATTGCTGACGGTGCGCGGACTCCTTATTTAGGTCAACTGACTTTCCCGCTAGTATTGCATTACGTTGATGATATGGTTACCGTATCTGAGGAAGCTATTATTCGCACCATGTTCTTTTTATGGGAACGCCTTAAAATTGTTGTTGAACCCACAGGAGCCCTAGCGGCTGCTGCTTTGTTAGAAGGTGTTGTGAAAGCACCAGGGGCTAGGGTTGGTGTGATTATTACGGGTGGTAATGTCGATTTGGCAAAATTGCCAGTGCTTACCACTCGATCGTGA
- a CDS encoding tetratricopeptide repeat protein, whose amino-acid sequence MRLTSTSIAVLGAIAVLVNVPQVYAQTPAPIESPQSNASDLLNQGLEKSNAGDLQGALADYTQAIRLNPRYSLAYYNRAITYYDLGNKEAALADYNKAIQINESWGKGAIVDAYINRGQLRDEMGNYKGAVADYNQAIRINPQDSEVYYNRGIVQQNMGDKKAAIADYTKAIQVNNWTDKGPYSAYLNRGNVKLQMHDRQGAIEDYNQAIALKTDYALAYKNRGILYLNTKKTKQGIQDLQKAAELFQQQGHQNRYDQIVQILKEVQR is encoded by the coding sequence ATGAGATTAACTTCAACTTCCATTGCAGTTCTGGGTGCGATCGCTGTTCTAGTAAATGTTCCTCAAGTTTATGCTCAAACACCAGCACCAATAGAAAGCCCTCAAAGTAATGCCAGTGATTTGCTCAATCAAGGACTGGAAAAATCTAATGCAGGAGACTTGCAAGGAGCATTGGCAGATTATACCCAAGCAATTCGCCTGAATCCCCGCTATTCACTGGCATACTACAATAGAGCGATAACGTATTACGACTTAGGCAATAAAGAAGCAGCGCTTGCTGACTACAATAAGGCAATTCAAATCAACGAAAGCTGGGGTAAAGGAGCGATTGTTGACGCGTATATTAACCGAGGACAATTACGGGATGAGATGGGTAATTATAAAGGAGCAGTAGCAGATTATAACCAAGCCATCCGTATAAATCCTCAAGACTCTGAAGTTTACTACAACAGAGGCATTGTCCAGCAAAATATGGGTGATAAAAAAGCAGCTATTGCTGATTATACAAAGGCAATTCAAGTCAATAACTGGACAGATAAAGGACCTTATTCTGCTTATCTGAATCGAGGAAATGTCAAATTGCAAATGCACGATCGCCAAGGAGCGATAGAGGATTACAACCAAGCGATCGCGCTCAAAACAGACTATGCTCTGGCTTATAAAAACCGGGGAATTCTTTACCTAAATACAAAGAAGACAAAACAAGGAATCCAAGATTTACAAAAAGCAGCAGAATTGTTTCAGCAGCAGGGTCATCAAAATAGATATGACCAAATTGTTCAAATCCTCAAAGAAGTTCAGAGGTAA
- a CDS encoding class I SAM-dependent methyltransferase: protein MNSSVNSKVSLSDFQLRDGIYFPKDYEDLNNTEHKQRWDKIGKTYYGSQKIEQAEETSALKKDYTLLTGRPGGTWTKFPLNKSVNSILEIGSGYGRIPLFLSKDKNLRCQKYYGIDISEPLLRRLLKCKQEYDFFPGAEFHIICASAELLPIEDNSVDLIISNCVFMHIPEAQIRILMAEMSRVLKPGGIFVFNHSFHNKACPSHKIHNFIRSLSPAKNPVYLRQYSASEIQEMLAASGLKAKCSQYTVEPTQEYAIVPETIKGIPVPFAKAINTRLKPSSTSMRETLAYGFSAYSTQLG, encoded by the coding sequence ATGAATTCATCAGTTAATTCTAAAGTCAGTCTCAGTGACTTTCAACTTAGGGATGGTATTTATTTTCCCAAAGACTACGAAGATTTGAACAATACAGAGCACAAACAAAGATGGGACAAAATTGGTAAAACCTATTACGGTTCCCAAAAAATTGAACAAGCAGAGGAAACATCGGCGCTGAAGAAAGATTACACTCTTCTTACCGGAAGACCTGGAGGAACTTGGACTAAATTTCCTCTGAATAAATCTGTGAATTCTATTCTTGAGATTGGTTCGGGTTACGGTAGGATTCCATTGTTTTTATCGAAAGACAAGAACTTGCGATGTCAGAAATATTACGGTATTGATATTTCAGAACCTTTACTGAGACGTTTGCTAAAGTGCAAGCAAGAATATGATTTTTTCCCTGGAGCAGAATTCCATATTATTTGTGCGTCGGCTGAACTGTTACCTATAGAAGATAATTCTGTAGACTTAATCATCTCTAATTGTGTATTTATGCATATACCAGAAGCACAAATCAGAATCTTGATGGCAGAAATGTCTCGCGTTCTGAAGCCCGGAGGAATTTTCGTTTTCAATCATTCTTTCCACAACAAAGCTTGTCCATCTCATAAAATTCATAATTTTATTAGAAGTTTAAGCCCTGCAAAAAACCCTGTTTATCTCAGACAATATTCTGCATCGGAAATTCAGGAAATGCTAGCGGCTTCTGGGCTAAAAGCGAAGTGTTCGCAATACACCGTAGAACCCACACAAGAGTATGCTATTGTCCCAGAAACAATCAAAGGTATCCCGGTACCTTTTGCTAAAGCAATTAACACGCGCCTTAAACCTTCTTCGACTTCTATGAGAGAAACTTTGGCTTATGGTTTCAGTGCTTACAGTACTCAACTAGGTTAA
- a CDS encoding tetratricopeptide repeat protein: MTAGDFFKLGVEKMLDSNYRLAVKDFTEAIQLRSHFTAAYSNRCLANLQLGDYQNAIADCDRAIEFAPNNAEPYLNRGLARYRLGHYQAAIADNDRAIALQPNNFKAYYNRGVASAMLGNYQQAISDYNLALTQIPQTSNLLLAEIYNERGLAHFQLLNLQTALLDFSTALRLDPNNYRAYYNRGCVCGRSGDNKSAIADFTASLKLQPNNASAHFNRGVAYDLLGYKQAAITDLQKAADNFAFHQETAAHRKTLDFLQNIRRQLPFLSEIALVAKKSLFTLCTPSII, encoded by the coding sequence ATGACAGCAGGCGACTTTTTTAAGTTAGGTGTAGAAAAGATGCTCGATAGCAATTACCGCCTAGCTGTTAAAGATTTTACAGAGGCTATTCAACTGAGAAGTCATTTTACGGCTGCTTATAGCAATCGATGTCTTGCCAATCTTCAGTTAGGAGATTATCAGAATGCCATTGCAGATTGCGATCGCGCCATAGAGTTTGCCCCTAACAATGCCGAGCCATATCTAAATCGGGGATTAGCACGCTACAGACTCGGACATTACCAAGCAGCGATCGCTGACAACGATCGAGCGATCGCACTTCAACCCAACAATTTTAAGGCTTACTACAACCGAGGAGTCGCCAGCGCTATGTTGGGGAATTACCAACAAGCAATATCTGATTACAATCTGGCGTTAACTCAGATTCCTCAGACATCCAATCTACTTCTAGCAGAAATCTATAACGAGCGCGGACTAGCTCATTTTCAGTTGCTAAACTTACAAACCGCTTTGCTCGACTTCTCAACAGCACTTCGTCTCGATCCCAACAACTACAGAGCTTACTACAATCGAGGTTGCGTTTGTGGGCGAAGTGGGGATAACAAGAGTGCGATTGCGGATTTTACAGCATCGCTCAAACTACAGCCAAACAATGCCAGTGCTCATTTCAACCGAGGTGTAGCCTATGACTTGCTAGGTTACAAACAAGCAGCAATTACAGACTTACAAAAGGCAGCCGATAACTTTGCTTTCCATCAAGAAACCGCAGCGCACAGAAAAACTTTGGATTTTCTTCAAAATATACGGCGACAACTTCCATTTTTGTCAGAAATAGCTCTTGTCGCAAAAAAAAGTCTCTTCACGCTATGTACTCCCTCTATAATTTAG
- a CDS encoding hydroxysqualene dehydroxylase — MAEVSHGKRVVVVGAGWAGLGATYHLAKQGYEVTLLEAGSYPGGLVAGWKTAAGRSVEAGIHGFWYPYRNIFALIDELGINPFTTWTRSSQYSPLGLEVESPIFQNLPRLPTPLGTFLYTQFKRLPLIDRISALPLLYAVIDFDNSDEAWRRYDFVTARELFKDFGVSARLYRESFEPMLLVGLFAPGEQCSAAATIGMLYYFILAHQPDFDVVWCRGTVGEKIFRPWVERIEKAGAKVLANRRVTDVIVNSENRVTGVVCSDEVFETDAVIFAVGITGMKKILANSPSLQSREEFRNVGNLGAIDVLATRLWFDRKIDIKRPSNACFGFDATTGWTFFDLNALHDEYRNEPGTVVEVDFYHANQFLSLENEEIVQIVQRYLTSCVPAFGEAKVIDRSVIRLPQAVSHFAPGSYRYMLPARTSFKNVFVSGDWIANRHGSWSQEKAYVTGLEAANLVVSYLGEGFPAQIIPVEVDETHIQLARIANRTARQIGKSILPEFWLP, encoded by the coding sequence ATGGCAGAAGTGTCACATGGGAAACGGGTAGTAGTTGTTGGTGCGGGGTGGGCTGGTTTGGGAGCAACTTACCACCTAGCAAAACAAGGGTATGAAGTGACACTTTTAGAGGCTGGTTCTTATCCGGGAGGCTTGGTAGCAGGTTGGAAAACAGCCGCAGGGCGTTCCGTAGAAGCGGGTATTCATGGTTTTTGGTATCCATACAGGAATATCTTTGCCCTAATTGATGAGTTGGGAATCAACCCTTTTACCACATGGACTCGTTCGTCTCAATATTCACCCTTGGGATTGGAAGTGGAATCACCGATTTTTCAAAATCTACCGCGACTCCCAACACCTTTAGGGACTTTCCTCTACACCCAGTTTAAGCGTTTGCCACTTATCGATCGCATTAGCGCCTTACCTTTACTCTACGCCGTGATTGATTTTGATAATTCCGATGAAGCATGGCGGCGTTATGACTTTGTTACAGCCCGCGAATTATTCAAAGATTTTGGCGTTTCTGCAAGGCTTTACCGCGAATCTTTTGAACCCATGTTACTAGTAGGCTTGTTTGCACCAGGAGAACAATGTTCGGCTGCAGCAACGATAGGAATGCTTTACTATTTCATCCTGGCACATCAACCAGATTTTGATGTCGTTTGGTGTCGGGGAACTGTAGGCGAAAAAATCTTTCGTCCTTGGGTAGAACGCATTGAAAAAGCTGGTGCAAAGGTGCTAGCAAACCGTCGCGTCACCGATGTAATAGTGAATAGTGAGAATCGGGTGACAGGGGTTGTTTGTTCTGATGAAGTCTTTGAGACTGATGCAGTCATTTTTGCTGTTGGTATTACGGGTATGAAAAAGATTCTTGCTAACAGCCCAAGCTTGCAAAGTCGAGAAGAATTCCGCAATGTGGGTAATTTAGGAGCAATTGATGTTTTGGCAACTCGGCTATGGTTTGACCGCAAAATTGATATTAAGCGTCCTTCTAATGCTTGCTTTGGATTTGATGCAACCACGGGCTGGACATTTTTTGATTTAAACGCATTGCATGACGAGTATCGCAATGAGCCGGGAACCGTTGTTGAAGTTGATTTTTATCACGCCAATCAGTTTTTATCTTTGGAGAATGAGGAAATCGTACAGATAGTGCAGCGTTATTTAACTAGTTGCGTACCAGCATTTGGGGAAGCAAAAGTTATCGATCGCAGTGTAATTCGTTTACCACAGGCGGTTTCTCACTTTGCTCCTGGTAGTTATCGCTATATGTTACCAGCAAGGACAAGTTTTAAAAACGTGTTTGTGAGCGGTGACTGGATTGCAAACCGTCATGGTTCGTGGTCTCAGGAAAAGGCTTACGTGACGGGATTGGAAGCTGCAAATTTGGTGGTTTCCTATTTGGGAGAAGGTTTTCCAGCACAAATTATACCCGTGGAAGTCGATGAAACTCACATCCAACTGGCAAGAATCGCCAACAGAACAGCACGTCAAATTGGTAAATCGATCTTGCCAGAGTTTTGGCTACCTTAA
- a CDS encoding potassium-transporting ATPase subunit F yields the protein MKLYQKAQPIEMATEIWYEWRKQKLPLSLFLAMCFNLLLAPIVYAATAQTFSRNQAWALGLLGLVTVGLSIYLFFVMFVPEKF from the coding sequence ATGAAACTTTATCAAAAAGCTCAGCCTATAGAAATGGCAACCGAAATTTGGTATGAATGGCGCAAGCAGAAGTTACCATTGTCTTTATTCCTGGCAATGTGCTTTAACCTTTTGCTTGCACCTATAGTGTATGCTGCTACCGCTCAAACATTTTCTCGAAATCAAGCTTGGGCTTTGGGTTTGTTAGGTCTAGTCACGGTAGGGCTTTCTATCTATCTGTTTTTCGTCATGTTTGTACCGGAGAAATTCTAA